In Schistocerca cancellata isolate TAMUIC-IGC-003103 chromosome 7, iqSchCanc2.1, whole genome shotgun sequence, a genomic segment contains:
- the LOC126092087 gene encoding oxidative stress-induced growth inhibitor 1-like: MKNNLAPDFTTDNEIFKDVVIVGNGPSAMALSFLLSGNLPYYTGGEHPDEMLTARLRVTSLDVSLLDQDLEFLSQGLEGRSQNPVAVLMDSLARPGADVGLEIDPLIQYRRAPTGRQLPSYIVLGRGPPGGVWRRVDGQVLALSPASWMSLPGVPLEGSGRPPAGRVAQYLAAYPSITGISDNFHSGVDVTRISPPPVADSSDKLWRVEATDGRAVFNYKCRTVVLATGAHDVPNQLGVPGEDSLRWVFHDAASLERALDCPGMIGTGVNPVLIVGAGLSAADAVIAARFRSLPVLHVFRRRLDAPLFDHVLPENVYPEYHKVRQMMADGGHCYPRYQALADAAVLEFSEEGTGSQAVRSVLIRGADGKRERVQVCAAAILTGARPDLSFIPEELVAQLTCNSAKPVDPRRNPIAVDPYTHKVLHAPSGLYALGPLVGDTFVRFAAAGAHAVAASLLGDLT, encoded by the exons ATGAAGAACAACCTGGCGCCTGATTTCACGACGGACAACGAGATATTCAAAGACGTCGTCATTGTAG GAAATGGCCCATCGGCTATGGCACTTTCGTTTCTACTGTCAGGAAACTTACCATATTACACTGGTGGAGAGCATCCAGATGAAATGTTAACTGCTCGGCTGAGGGTTACGTCACTTGATGTGTCACTGTTGGATCAAGATTTGGAATTCCTGTCTCAG GGACTAGAGGGACGGTCACAAAACCCTGTTGCAGTGTTGATGGATAGCCTGGCTCGACCAGGAGCTGACGTTGGCTTGGAGATTGATCCTTTGATACAATACAGACGTGCACCAACAGGACGGCAGTTACCCTCTTACATTGTACTGGGACGTGGGCCTCCAGGTGGTGTGTGGCGACGCGTTGATGGACAAGTGCTAGCACTCTCTCCAGCTTCTTGGATGTCATTGCCAGGAGTTCCCCTGGAAGGGAGTGGGCGTCCTCCTGCAGGAAGGGTTGCACAGTATCTTGCTGCATATCCTTCTATAACAGGAATCAGTGACAATTTCCACTCAGGAGTAGATGTAACACGCATCTCTCCTCCTCCTGTTGCT GATAGTTCTGACAAGCTGTGGAGGGTGGAAGCAACTGATGGTCGTGCAGTATTTAATTACAAATGTAGGACAGTGGTCCTGGCAACTGGAGCACATGATGTGCCTAATCAATTGGGAGTGCCTGGTGAAGACAGCTTGCGATGGGTTTTCCATGATGCTGCCTCCTTGGAGCGTGCTCTTGACTGTCCTGGTATGATAGGCACTGGCGTAAACCCTGTGCTTATCGTAGGTGCTGGGTTGAGTGCTGCTGATGCTGTCATAGCTGCCCGCTTCCGTTCTCTTCCAGTCCTACACGTGTTTCGGAGGCGTCTTGATGCACCTCTGTTTGATCATGTGCTGCCTGAGAATGTCTATCCTGAGTACCATAAG GTACGTCAAATGATGGCTGATGGAGGTCACTGTTATCCAAGGTACCAGGCTCTGGCAGATGCTGCTGTATTGGAGTTCTCTGAGGAAGGGACAGGTTCACAGGCTGTTCGATCAGTGCTTATTCGTGGAGCGGATGGGAAAAGAGAGCGAGTCCAAGTGTGTGCTGCTGCTATCCTGACTGGTGCTAGGCCTGATCTCTCATTTATTCctgaagagcttgtggcacaacttacaTGTAATTCAGCAAAGCCAGTGGATCCTCGTCGTAATCCAATTGCTGTGGATCCTTACACTCACAAAGTGCTCCATGCTCCTTCAGGTCTTTACGCTTTAGGACCTCTTGTCGGTGACACCTTCGTGCGATTTGCTGCTGCTGGAGCCCATGCTGTCGCTGCATCTCTGCTTGGTGACCTTACGTAA